The DNA segment TCGGCGCGCAGGAGCGCTTCACAGCCATTGCCTGCGATGTCACGGATGCCGCGAGTGTCGCGTCGATGGCGGCGGCGGCCGGATCGCTCGGAGCGGTACGTACGCTCGTCAACAATGCGGGTGCGGCGCGCGCCGTCAGCCTGCACGACACGACGCAGGAGATCTGGCGCATGGACAATGCGCTCAATCTCGAAGCGGCATTCCTTTGTTTCCGCGCCGTTGAGGACATGCTGACGGAAAGCCGGGGATCGGTCGTCAACATCGCATCCGTCAACGGCATGAATGTTTTCGGCCACCCGGCCTATAGCGCTGCCAAGGCCGGTCTCCTGCATCTGACCCGGCTGATCGCGGTCGAATACGGCAAATTCGGCATCCGCGCCAATGCGGTGGCGCCCGGCACCGTGCGCACCCAGGCCTGGGAAGCGCGCGC comes from the Sinorhizobium garamanticum genome and includes:
- a CDS encoding SDR family oxidoreductase, with translation MKKSVAIVTGAAGDIGRAIAGRLADDHEVVVLADIDGDAAEKVARDLGAQERFTAIACDVTDAASVASMAAAAGSLGAVRTLVNNAGAARAVSLHDTTQEIWRMDNALNLEAAFLCFRAVEDMLTESRGSVVNIASVNGMNVFGHPAYSAAKAGLLHLTRLIAVEYGKFGIRANAVAPGTVRTQAWEARAAANPQVFEEAKRWYPLQRVVNPEDVANAVQFLAGPRAGAISGVCLPVDCGLTAGQAELARTFSQSSHY